One genomic region from Coregonus clupeaformis isolate EN_2021a unplaced genomic scaffold, ASM2061545v1 scaf2368, whole genome shotgun sequence encodes:
- the abhd16a gene encoding phosphatidylserine lipase ABHD16A — translation MESFVQIKRGREDGRFCVFCDPNTHEFFIRYQGPVLLIRRTKDEIITTTGPEDIMSNRGNNLLLKLLQFRYPKVMTDDGVRAIRAWLAATNHIEEAAVYSSYEVDDDWCVSVLQSYKTERDVFFPWSVGEDMTLEGRRQLALFLARKYMRNFESTHCTPLPYSEFAAPWRL, via the exons atggaaagtttcgttcaaatcaaaaggggccGGGAAGATGGGAGGTTTTGTGTATTTTGTGACCCTAACACTCATGAGTTCTTCATTAGGTACCAGGGACCAGTGCTTCTGATCAGAAGAACCAAAGATGAGATCATTACCACCAC GGGTCCAGAAGATATCATGTCCAACAGAGGAAACAACCTCCTGCTCAAACTTCTGCAGTTCAG GTACCCCAAGGTGATGACAGACGATGGAGTCAGGGCCATCAGAGCATGGCTGGCAGCCACCAACCACATAGAAGAGGCGGCAGTGTACAGTAGCTATGAGGTGGATGATGACTGGTGTGTGTCTGTACTGCAGTCgtataagacagagagagacgttTTCTTCCCCTGGAGCGTTG GTGAGGACATGACACTGGAGGGAAGACGGCAGCTGGCTCTTTTCCTG gCACGGAAGTACATGCGGAACTTCGAGTCAACGCACTGCACTCCTCTCCCCTACTCTGAATTCGCTGCCCCTTGGAGACTGTAA